A region from the Dendropsophus ebraccatus isolate aDenEbr1 chromosome 1, aDenEbr1.pat, whole genome shotgun sequence genome encodes:
- the PLD2 gene encoding phospholipase D2 isoform X2 yields the protein MQTPDSPDGCFLPEHLDTKALDLDNDELDCMREDDGESHLSPFLAVYDMMPLKHQGPVFLKGVPVTANILQTERYTSGSKVRTSTLYSFNLTHGPFQWTIKKKFKHFQELHRDLLRHKIFVSLLPLNPLSRFAITRSRAETTSEEMPSLPHASGESSRRTASKQKYLAEYLNVLLAKAFYRNYHAMMEFLEVSRLSFITDLGTKGLEGFILKRSGGHRIQGLNCFGHHQICYRWSKRWVVVKDSFLLYIKPDSGEVSFVLLFDPQFKTDVGKKTTETKYGVSIENSLRTLILKFSGYRQARWWKQQITQIAEEHGKDYLSLHRFDAHAPARHKTQVKWFVNGASYFAAVADALLQAREEIFITDWWLSPEIHLKRPAVDDHFRLDIILKHKAEAGVRVCIILFKEVELALGINSGYSKRALMLLHPNIKVMRHPDHVSSIVFLWAHHEKMVAIDQSVVFLGGLDLAYGRWDDHDYRLTDVGPTEKQQQNGTSAVDSPAEEPIMDCQTWMGKDYSNLILKDWVQLDKPFEDFIDRMSNPRMPWRDVGAVIHGKAARDASRHFIQRWNFNKTMKSKYKRSAFPHLLPKSQTTADRYHYTVPGCHSASVQLLRSVDRWSAGCNECSILNAYLQCISQAEHYIYIENQFFISSTDGRTIQNMIADAIVQRISWAHREGKKFRVFIVIPLLPGFEGNIEMGGGNSIQAILHFTFSSICRGENSIISRLKEQMGDAWRQYLSVCGLRTHGEMPDGSLVTELIYIHSKMLIVDDRKVIIGSANINDRSMLGKRDSELAVIVEDTEYEKSVMDGQPYQAGRYAHSLRMDCFNTILGAQTPPCLDVLDPISDNFFNEVWCQTALNNTALYDQVFRCLPTNAVQSHRVRQTYTAIPNLASTNPSLSRELLTRVKGHVVEFPLYFLIEENLLPPLSSKEGVIPTEVWT from the exons ATGCAGACCCCGGACTCCCCCGATGGCTGCTTCCTGCCGGAGCACCTGGACACCAAGGCCTTGGACCTGGACAACGATGAGCTGGACTGTATGCGAGAAGACGATGGAG AGTCTCATCTCAGCCCCTTCCTCGCAGTCTATGACATGATGCCGCTCAAGCATCAGGGGCCTGTGTTCCTGAAAGGCGTCCCTGTGACTGCGAATATCCTGCAGACCGAGCGCTACACCAGCGGCTCCAAG GTCCGGACCAGCACCTTATACTCCTTTAACCTCACACATGGTCCCTTCCAATGGACCATCAAGAAGAAGTTCAAGCATTTCCAGGAGCTTCACCGAGATCTTCTAAGACACAAAATCTTTGTCTCCCTCCTGCCCCTCAACCCTCTGTCCCG ATTTGCCATAACACGATCCCGAGCTGAAACCACCTCAGAAGAAATGCCTTCCCTGCCTCACGCCTCCGGAGAGTCCTCGCGACGGACAGCGAGTAAACAG AAGTACCTTGCAGAATACCTCAATGTGCTGCTGGCCAAGGCCTTCTACCGAAACTATCACGCTATG ATGGAGTTTCTGGAGGTCAGCCGGCTCTCCTTCATTACAGATCTGGGGACCAAAGGACT AGAAGGTTTTATTCTAAAGAGATCCGGCGGCCATCGAATTCAAGGTCTCAATTGCTTCGGCCATCACCAGATCTGTTATCGCTGGTCAAAAAG GTGGGTTGTGGTTAAAGACTCCTTCCTTCTTTACATAAAGCCGGACTCCGGAGAGGTCTCCTTTGTTCTGCTCTTCGATCCTCAATTCAAGACTGATGTCGGCAAGAAAACCACAGAGACTAAATACGGGGTCAGCATAGAGAACTCTCTGAG GACGCTGATCCTGAAGTTCAGTGGATACCGTCAGGCTCGCTGGTGGAAGCAGCAGATCACCCAGATCGCTGAGGAGCACGGGAAGGACTATCTGAGTCTGCACCGGTTTGACGCTCACGCTCCAGCGAGACATAAGACCCAAGTGAAATG GTTTGTCAATGGCGCCAGTTATTTTGCGGCTGTTGCGGACGCCCTGCTGCAAGCTCGAGAGGAAATCTTCATCACTGACTGGTG GCTCAGCCCGGAAATCCACCTGAAGCGGCCGGCAGTGGATGATCACTTTAGACTGGACATTATCCTAAAACATAAGGCG GAGGCCGGAGTGCGCGTATGCATCATACTCTTTAAGGAGGTGGAGCTGGCTCTGGGTATTAACAGTGGATACAGCAAGAGGGCACTCATGCTCCTGCACCCCAATATTAAG GTGATGCGGCACCCGGATCACGTGTCTTCCATCGTCTTCCTCTGGGCTCACCATGAGAAGATGGTGGCCATCGACCAGTCTGTTGTCTTTCTGGGCGGTTTGGACTTGGCCTATGGCAGATGGGACGATCATGATTACCGACTGACTGATGTGGGACCTACGGAGAAACAGCAGCAG AATGGAACATCAGCTGTCGACTCGCCCGCAGAGGAACCCATCATGGACTGCCAGACCTGGATGGGCAAAGACTACAGTAACCTCATCCTTAAGGACTGGGTACAACTGGACAAACCATTCGAGG ATTTCATTGATCGGATGAGCAATCCTCGAATGCCGTGGAGAGACGTGGGGGCGGTGATTCACGGCAAAGCGGCCAGAGACGCCTCCCGACACTTCATTCAGAGATGGAACTTTAACAAG ACGATGAAAAGCAAGTATAAGCGGTCGGCCTTCCCGCATCTGCTCCCGAAATCTCAGACCACAGCAGATAGATATCACTACACAGTACCAGGATGTCACAGCGCCTCTGTACAG TTGCTGCGCTCTGTAGATCGCTGGTCGGCCGGGTGTAATGAATGCTCCATCCTCAATGCTTACCTGCAATGTATATCCCAGGCCGAGCACTACATATACATAGAG AACCAATTTTTTATCAGTTCTACAGATGGAAGAACAATCCAGAATATGATCGCAGATGCCATTGTACAGAGAATATCCTGGGCTCACAG GGAAGGGAAGAAATTCCGCGTCTTCATTGTGATTCCTCTGCTGCCCGGCTTTGAGGGTAATATTGAGATGGGAGGAGGAAACTCCATCCAGGCCATCCTGCACTTTACATTCAG CTCCATTTGCCGTGGAGAGAATTCTATAATTTCTCGGCTGAAGGAACAAA TGGGCGACGCCTGGCGCCAGTACCTGTCGGTGTGCGGCCTGAGGACACACGGGGAGATGCCGGACGGGTCTCTGGTGACGGAACTcatttatatacacagcaaaatGCTGATTGTGGATGACAGGAAGGTTATCATAG GCTCAGCTAATATCAAtgacaggagcatgctgggaaagagggacagtgaactggccgtCATAGTGGAAGACACGGAGTATGAGAAGTCTGTGATGGACGGGCAGCCGTACCAAGCCGGGAGATACGCACACAGCCTCCGCATGGACTGCTTCAA TACAATCCTGGGTGCACAGACGCCGCCATGTTTGGATGTCTTGGATCCAATATCTGATAATTTCTTTAATGAAGTTTGGTGTCAGACAGCACTGAATAACACAGCACTTTATGACCAG GTGTTCCGCTGCCTTCCGACCAACGCTGTGCAGAGTCATCGTGTCCGCCAGACTTACACGGCCATCCCCAATCTGGCCAGCactaaccccagcctctcccggGAGCTCCTGACCCGGGTGAAGGGACACGTGGTGGAGTTCCCGCTCTACTTTCTTATAGAGGAGAATCTTCTTCCACCACTCAGCAGCAAAGAGGGGGTGATCCCTACTGAGGTCTGGACGTGA
- the LOC138785225 gene encoding olfactory receptor 6F1-like gives MKGIHTLELLSKHWFIYGYLVQYCSQAEPHKDFMLKAILWGMDKRNQSTITEFLLLGFGDLHKVKILVFTLFLIVHIMALTANVLVIVLVGVTRSLHSPMYFFLSQLSLSELLFTSNIVPNMLWLILVGGGRVSVARCIVQFHLLGVPTIAQCLLLAAMSFDRYVAICRPLHYATMMTFTCQLQMVASCWLLGVSLILFVYFFFRELKFCYLNTINHFYCDMAPLLRLSCSNTSAVELVAAVVSCPLLLSPFIFIIVTYVSIIRTILKIPSSTGRHKAFSTCSSHLIIVCMYYGTLTSIYIFPPRDNSIDLNKGLSVLYTLVTPLFNPLVYSLRNQEIRAAIFKYFPSLRSWK, from the exons ATGAAAGGAATCCACACTCTTGAACTGCTGTCCAAACACTGGTTTATTTACGGATACTTGGTACAATATTGCTCACAGGCTGAACCACACAAGGACTTCATGCTCAAGGCCATATTATGG GGAATGGACAAGAGAAATCAATCAACAATCACAGAATTTCTCCTCTTGGGATTTGGAGACCTCCATAAAGTCAAGATCTTAGTTTTCACTCTGTTCCTGATCGTCCACATCATGGCCCTGACCGCTAATGTCCTGGTGATTGTCCTGGTCGGGGTCACCAGGAGCCTCCACTcccccatgtacttcttcctcaGCCAGTTGTCCTTGTCTGAACTCCTGTTCACCAGTAACATTGTGCCCAACATGTTATGGCTGATCCTGGTGGGAGGAGGAAGAGTATCGGTAGCCCGGTGTATAGTTCAGTTCCACTTATTGGGAGTTCCAACCATTGCTCAGTGCTTGCTGTTGGCGGCCATGTCCTTTGATCGCTATGTGGCCATCTGCAGACCATTACACTATGCCACCATGATGACCTTCACTTGTCAGCTTCAGATGGTCGCCTCTTGCTGGTTATTGGGGGTCAGTTTGATtctatttgtatatttttttttcagggaGTTAAAATTTTGTTACCTCAACACCATCAACCACTTCTACTGTGATATGGCTCCTCTTCTACGGTTGTCCTGCTCCAATACGTCTGCCGTAGAGCTGGTCGCTGCTGTGGTGTCATGTCCCCTTCTTCTGTCACCATTCATATTTATCATAGTCACCTACGTTTCTAtcattcggaccatccttaaaaTTCCCTCCAGCACTGGAAGAcataaagccttctccacctgcagcTCCCACCTGATCATTGTGTGCATGTACTACGGGACACTGACGTCCATTTATATCTTCCCACCAAGAGATAATTCCATAGACCTGAACAAgggtctgtctgtcctctacacactggtgactccCTTGTTCAACCCTCTTGTCTACAGCTTGAGGAACCAGGAGATCAGAGCCgccatttttaaatattttccatCTTTAAGGTCTTGGAAATGA